The following proteins come from a genomic window of Metarhizium brunneum chromosome 2, complete sequence:
- the nuo-31 gene encoding NADH-ubiquinone oxidoreductase 30 subunit has protein sequence MSRSRTIVSALRPSAAVSGQGVRAFSVSAARLVNMPKEAENLRKAPRDQIGVLKAPLVNPADKYQSKSDNMHRYGSWLMGCLPKYIQQFSVWKDELTIYISPSGVIPVFTFLKYNTSAEFTQMSTITACDFPTRDKRFEVVYNLLSVRHNSRIRVKTYADEASPVPSVTSLYDGANWYEREVYDLFGVFFAGHPDLRRIMTDYGFEGHPLRKDFPLTGYTEIRYDEEKKRIVTEPLELTQAFRNFEGGSSAWEMVGPGEDRRPDTFKLPTPKPEKKEEPKK, from the exons ATGTCTCGAAGCCGGACAATCGTCTCGGCTCTGCGGCCTTCAGCGGCCGTCAGTGGACAGGGCGTCCGTGCCTTTTCTGTGTCGGCCGCCCGGCTCGTCAACATGCCCAAGGAGGCTGAGAACTTGCGAAAGGCCCCTCGGGATCAGATTGGAGTTCTCAAGGCGCCTCTTGTCAATCCGGCCGACAAATACCAGAGCAAGTCGGACAACATGCACCGATACGGATCGTGGCTTATGGGCTGCCTACCCAAATACATACAGCAGTTTTCTGTATGGAAGGATGAGCTTACCATTTACATCTCGCCCTCGGGTGTCATCCCCGTCTTCACGTTTTTGAAGT ACAACACCTCTGCTGAATTCACACAAATGAGCACCATCACCGCATGCGACTTCCCCACCCGCGACAAGCGCTTCGAAGTAGTGTACAACCTCCTGTCCGTCCGCCACAACTCCCGCATCCGTGTCAAGACCTACGCCGATGAGGCCTCTCCTGTCCCCAGTGTCACCAGCCTCTACGACGGCGCCAACTGGTATGAGCGCGAGGTCTACGACCTCTTTGGCGTCTTTTTTGCCGGCCACCCTGATCTGCGGCGCATCATGACCGATTACGGTTTCGAGGGTCACCCGCTCCGCAAGGACTTCCCCCTAACGGGCTACACCGAGATCCGGTatgacgaggagaagaagcgaaTTGTTACCGAACCCCTTGAACTTACGCAGGCGTTCCGCAACTTTGAAGGTGGTTCTAGTGCATGGGAAATGGTTGGTCCTGGTGAGGACCGTAGACCGGATACTTTCAAGCTGCCTACGCCAAagccggagaagaaggaggaaccTAAGAAATAG
- the MOT2_0 gene encoding General negative regulator of transcription subunit 4, which produces MAPQDSFIEEEEDVCPLCIEEFDLSDRNFRPCPCGYQVCQFCFNNIKNNMNGLCPACRRPYDEKTIEWKVVTQEEVAEFRANIQKNQKKRAQEQRQKEVQKREAEKENRKNLVGVRVVQKNLVYITGLAPTVREDELLKTLRKPEFFGQYGNIQKISISNRKSPDGQHHSLGIYVTFEKPEEATKCIIAVNGSQNGDRILKAQHGTTKYCSAWLKNEKCNNPGCMFLHEQGDEEDSYTRQDLSSMNSIHTQRPLPGGGGGSSRAVSRQHLPHPTPPPPASQPMVRTISRDGSDNGIDSSALPSSANWARNPQRSRRGSYATSGAASSPAISMSLPATTEATQEAVDDADVSPAQSVANKGKQPYGTQPQASTSAQEEKEQRSPKTTDSAVAALLKTLGDCKLPVFTTANASDDTHPPMFDIRGGEKRRAMREDEESRIDQEDQTETHTPSEGEPETGGSLALGGEPEDRELGRDVHGFDQRQSSTQPPIQRGSTDGLYGAPSSGSSFPQGSGNISRVMTPQQLASLRLQAGYTDQMPPGISAQNPFQNSGHNRQSSRFNFANDAGNSTTNIKLAANPRIMAQQSSMMPSSFQSQSSNQFYATSMPGPPPGLKSTGTPPSMFGQGFGTGSGFGGAHKDSSNDLLQTLIGRNRGGSTQPQDVGKREYMISSFSNQYPPPSTSTPAPASGLLASLYGNHPGAFQDFGSKQKKKGKKHRHANTSSSGGSGLVDLADPSILQARMQQHQSQSNAGVAGQQGLFGGGQSQEDELLSLDEATSSVDALVSDEPQGLYAGSGFGFDMGMTRSVPPGFAILPEMVNSPISAMASPALSLHRQAEAVSTLFKAPPPPGLENGTVTPVQTPRKVIAPGLEATKNSRPSTSEARVLKHMPSQPQFEQQSVSSPPGDEDFPALGSSQSIKARTQSPASPVVPTPKPTPAAKKRANRIVDKAASSHDQPASTVSDSIKKRPSTISIQPPSDKSVPSHDFQGTDKPVEDSPTFPPLPTATASFPSPVHRSGPRTLRLMPTPRAPESPALPSPVQSVASKAVSISHRPDTPGSEMISDTASIVSASISASRAGSPPPSKVGSAAVRTTTKSQQRKQRKEALKQETKIIAEASKPEPEEHAPVIGRKKKQKKERPAKAVVAREKPDPPTTSASEPSKTEPEMPVQHESVNDKVVEETDFKSRTIQKRAAKNKDKEMDMEKGQAKSPPTPASSPTVPSKLAELGNSVPAEPIESSDPADRQQFGPASVLQEIKSSLLTSALDKLLLLRLVSSSSLRADLSQAANGASKSVYCKDYACKCGEIQDDDLTALRAGKPVRKQFHVDGSRMLITPNGDCIRGLTPEQEDAFLDLQAAIASTADNPGAFVAPRHQPGSGAFSLIKGRAVPNGRPNIFPTTAQPQFQDPIGKLQREDALSYINQYVLPRLNLDAANMGFPKGASPLRDAAAASLNALAPYFYGPDAAAGVGIYSAPDGARAMQDFSSSGGAPAADASKIGPANGLGGISLMSVEDAEVRLAASRKETEKLERGLNAVIKRNRRLLIGGGN; this is translated from the exons ATGGCACCGCAAGATTCCTTcatagaagaagaagaagatgtctG CCCTCTGTGCATCGAGGAGTTCGATCTATCGGATCGAAATTttcggccttgtccatgcGGCTACCAG GTCTGCCAGTTCTGCTTCAACAATATTAAGAACAACATGAACGGCCTGTGTCCGGCTTGCAGACGGCCGTACGATGAGAAGACGATAGAATGGAAGGTGGTTACTCAGGAAGA AGTTGCCGAGTTTCGCGCCAACATTCAGAAGAACCAAAAGAAGCGAGCACAGGAGCAACGACAAAAAGAAGTGCAAAAACGCGAAGCCGAAAAGGAGAATCGTAAAAACCTTGTCGGCGTCCGAGTCGTTCAGAAGAACCTAGTCTATATCACTGGACTAGCACCAACGGTGCGTGAAGACGAACTGCTCAAGACTCTACGAAAACCCGAATTTTTCGGTCAGTATGGCAATATTCAGAAAATATCCATAAGCAACCGCAAAAGTCCAGATGGGCAACATCATTCACTTGGCATCTACGTAACGTTCGAAAAGCCCGAGGAAGCAACGAAATGCATCATCGCAGTAAACGGTTCTCAGAATGGCGACCGTATATTGAAAGCTCAACATGGTACCACCAAGTATTGCTCTGCCTGGCTGAAGAACGAAAAGTGTAATAATCCTGGTTGCATGTTCCTTCACGAGCAAGGAGATGAGGAGGATAGCTACACCCGGCAAGATCTCTCATCTATGAACAGTATCCATACACAAAGGCCATTACCAGGTGGTGGCGGAGGTTCATCTCGCGCAGTTTCCCGACAACATCTTCCGCACCCcacccctcctcctcctgcttcGCAACCGATGGTGCGTACTATTAGTAGAGATGGCTCTGACAATGGCATTGACTCATCTGCACTGCCGTCGTCTGCAAACTGGGCTAGAAATCCTCAGCGCAGTCGGAGAGGTAGTTACGCCACTAGCGGTGCAGCGTCCAGTCCGGCTATTTCCATGTCGCTTCCAGCAACAACGGAGGCTACCCAAGAGGCTGTAGACGACGCCGATGTCTCACCTGCTCAGTCTGTCGCGAACAAAGGCAAACAACCATACGGGACGCAGCCTCAAGCCTCCACCTCCGCtcaggaggagaaggagcagCGGTCGCCCAAAACAACGGACAGTGCTGTCGCTGCTCTATTGAAGACCCTGGGAGATTGCAAGCTGCCAGTCTTCACTACCGCTAATGCTAGTGATGATACTCATCCACCCATGTTTGATATCCGAGGTGGCGAGAAGCGAAGGGCTATGAGAGAGGACGAAGAGTCGCGAATCGACCAGGAAGACCAGACTGAAACACATACACCATCTGAAGGCGAACCCGAAACTGGGGGCAGTCTTGCTCTTGGCGGCGAACCTGAGGACCGAGAGCTCGGTAGGGATGTCCACGGTTTTGATCAACGACAGTCTAGCACCCAACCTCCGATTCAACGTGGGAGTACAGACGGGCTCTATGGCGCACCATCGAGTGGCTCCAGCTTTCCTCAGGGCTCTGGTAATATTAGTAGAGTCATGACACCGCAACAGCTGGCGTCACTTCGATTGCAGGCTGGCTACACGGACCAAATGCCGCCCGGTATCTCTGCCCAGAATCCGTTTCAAAATTCGGGCCATAACCGCCAATCCTCGCGATTCAACTTCGCCAACGATGCTGGGAACTCTACTACCAATATCAAACTGGCTGCTAATCCTAGGATCATGGCTCAGCAGTCGTCCATGATGCCCAGCTCTTTCCAATCACAGTCGAGCAACCAGTTCTACGCCACATCTATGCCTGGCCCTCCGCCTGGCCTTAAGTCTACAGGCACACCGCCAAGTATGTTTGGTCAGGGTTTCGGCACTGGCTCAGGATTTGGCGGAGCCCACAAGGATTCCTCTAACGATTTACTCCAAACTCTCATCGGCCGCAATCGAGGAGGCAGCACCCAGCCTCAAGATGTTGGAAAGCGTGAGTACatgatttcttctttctcAAACCAGTACCCACCACCCTCTACCTCCACCCCAGCTCCTGCTTCTGGCCTCCTGGCATCGCTCTACGGCAACCATCCTGGAGCATTCCAAGACTTTGGGtcgaagcagaagaagaagggcaagaagcaCAGACATGCTAACACTTCCTCCTCAGGGGGGAGTGGCTTAGTAGATCTTGCCGACCCGAGTATCCTGCAGGCAAGaatgcagcagcatcagTCACAGAGCAATGCCGGAGTTGCCGGGCAACAAGGACTGTTCGGTGGTGGTCAGAGCCAAG aGGACGAGCTACTTTCGTTAGACGAAGCAACCAGTTCGGTCGATGCCCTGGTTTCCGATGAACCACAAGGACTCTATGCTGGATCAGGGTTCGGCTTTGATATGGGAATGACGCGATCTGTACCTCCTGGATTTGCCATCCTCCCAGAAATGGTAAATTCTCCTATATCAGCGATGGCATCTCCGGCGTTGAGCCTACATCGCCAAGCTGAAGCCGTATCTACATTGTTCAAGGCACCTCCTCCACCTGGTCTGGAGAATGGTACTGTTACGCCAGTGCAGACTCCACGAAAAGTGATTGCTCCTGGTTTGGAGGCGACGAAAAATAGCAGGCCGTCTACGTCTGAAGCTAGGGTATTAAAGCACATGCCATCGCAGCCTCAGTTTGAACAGCAGTCAGTATCCTCACCCCCAGGAGATGAGGACTTCCCTGCCTTGGGGTCGTCGCAGTCCATCAAGGCTCGAACTCAGTCCCCTGCTAGTCCAGTCGTTCCAACCCCCAAACCCACCCCAGCGGCAAAGAAGAGGGCCAACAGAATTGTTGACAAGGCTGCTAGCAGTCATGATCAACCTGCCTCCACGGTGTCGGACTCGATCAAGAAGAGACCCTCCACTATCAGTATCCAGCCGCCGTCGGATAAATCCGTCCCAAGCCATGATTTTCAAGGCACGGATAAGCCGGTTGAAGACTCACCGACCTTTCCTCCTTTACCAACGGCCACAGCTAGCTTTCCCTCGCCAGTCCATCGAAGCGGACCCCGAACACTGCGACTTATGCCGACTCCCAGGGCTCCAGAGTCTCCTGCACTGCCCTCCCCCGTACAGTCGGTGGCTTCCAAGGCTGTCTCTATCTCGCATAGACCAGACACCCCAGGAAGCGAGATGATTAGTGACACAGCTTCCATAGTGTCTGCCTCCATATCAGCATCCCGCGCAGGATCGCCTCCGCCAAGCAAAGTTGGTTCTGCCGCCGTGCGAACTACTACAAAAAGCCAGCAACGCAAGCAGCGTAAGGAGGCTCTCAAGCAGGAGACGAAGATTATAGCCGAGGCATCAAAGCCAGAGCCTGAGGAGCATGCACCAGTCATTGGCCgcaagaagaaacaaaagaaagagaggCCCGCCAAAGCGGTAGTTGCTCGAGAAAAACCCGATCCTCCGACAACTTCAGCCTCTGAGCCTTCGAAGACCGAGCCAGAGATGCCTGTACAGCATGAATCTGTGAATGATAAGGTTGTTGAAGAGACGGATTTTAAAAGTAGGACGATACAGAAAAGAGCAGCTAAGAATAAAGACAAGGAAATGGACATGGAAAAGGGACAAGCAAAGTCACCTCCTAcgccagcatcatcaccaacagtGCCGTCAAAACTGGCGGAGCTTGGCAACTCGGTGCCCGCCGAGCCGATTGAGTCATCAGACCCGGCTGACAGACAGCAGTTTGGACCAGCCTCTGTGCTTCAAGAGATCAAGAGCTCACTCTTGACTTCGGCTCTGgacaagctgctgctgctcagactggtcagcagcagctcgcTACGTGCTGATCTTAGTCAGGCTGCTAATGGCGCGAGCAAGTCAGTATACTGCAAGGACTATGCCTGCAAATGTGGCGAGATCCAGGACGATGACCTCACAGCCCTTCGAGCAGGTAAGCCGGTTCGTAAACAATTCCATGTTGATGGCAGCAGAATGCTCATCACACCCAATGGGGATTGCATCCGCGGCTTGACACCCGAGCAAGAAGATGCCTTCCTCGACCTGcaagccgccatcgccagtaCGGCTGATAATCCAGGTGCCTTTGTGGCCCCGAGACATCAGCCAGGTAGCGGAGCTTTTTCTCTCATCAAGGGGCGCGCAGTTCCAAATGGCCGTCCCAACATCTTTCCCACCACAGCACAGCCCCAGTTCCAGGATCCCATTGGCAAACTACAGCGAGAAGATGCCCTCAGCTACATTAATCAGTATGTCCTGCCGCGCCTTAACTTGGATGCTGCAAACATGGGATTCCCTAAGGGAGCATCTCCACTTCGTGATGCCGCGGCAGCTAGTCTTAACGCGCTGGCTCCCTACTTTTATGGCCCAGATGCGGCTGCTGGCGTGGGTATTTATAGTGCCCCTGACGGCGCGCGCGCCATGCAGGACTTTTCCTCGTCCGGCGGCGCACCGGCTGCTGATGCTAGCAAAATCGGTCctgccaatggccttggtggtATTTCTCTGATGAGTGTCGAGGATGCAGAGGTCCGTTTGGCAGCTTCTCGAAAGGAGACGGAGAAGTTGGAAAGGGGTCTGAATGCTGTGATTAAGCGGAACAGAAGACTTCTCATTGGTGGTGGTAACTGA
- the TOK1_0 gene encoding Outward-rectifier potassium channel TOK1, whose protein sequence is MDDGKHGKAIEHHASDLDNNLSKQMSRQQLQHKRSRETRFQNDLAHLIPSRWWFASSAFPMIAATLGPVASAFSICALGSQWRQKLVPGQNVDDAVFIQDPAWLTIVNAIQLAVALVSNAFLLLNMTKRVRFSIAQPITIIGWYISAICLLSLNATAAGPLQYNLDPPQDYIWSQAFYYGIWAAILYFVDASLMAVTFWGASSGHYPKDFNLTRSQRTLMLQTILFLMYLLLGALIFSKIENWRYLDAVYWADVTLFTVGFGDFAANTTLGCALLIPYALIGVISLGLVISSIRSMILERGRRRLDARMEEKNRRRFIRTMTKSGHDEILSPIDDDTVSNWGPENAGLPQNEFDRRKTEFLLMRKIQQQASIRRKWMAMAISTGVWILLWLVGAVIFVSAEEPYQQWNYFDAFYFCFISLMTIGYGDRTPNSNAGKSFFVFWSLLALPTMTVLISNAGDTVVKFVTDATIRIGNITILPGEDGFTGNAKYVANRVSFGRLFRSATITIREHEREKRIRKRAEDLTGFDPKDVKDTEKQQNESSHSGGSASHGHREDDEERQGKHKLCQKTEIPAGRPSLAQVQDRLDDLPIGTELHLLLVKEIQTVSQHLREPEPRRYTFEEWAWYLALIGEDERDPLNHRKVLPKAKHRRTRRHKHKHHNRHRDKAEQGRDPPQDDVAETIRAPRPSMQLAAPIPVQLPDTDAHLKWSWVGNRSPLMGGQEESEWILDKLMERLEESLWETKIDEDDANSP, encoded by the exons ATGGATGACGGCAAGCATGGGAAAGCCATTGAGCATCATGCTTCAGACCTGGATAATAATCTCAGCAAGCAGATGTCACGGCAACAACTGCAGCACAAACGCTCTCGCGAGACACGTTTCCAAAATGACTTGGCGCATCTTATTCCTAG CCGATGGTGGTTTGCTTCCTCTGCGTTTCCCATGATCGCAGCCACCCTTGGCCCCGTCGCCTCGGCTTTCAGCATCTGCGCCTTGGGATCTCAATGGCGCCAAAAACTGGTTCCTGGACAGAATGTTGACGATGCGGTATTTATACAGGACCCTGCTTG GCTCACCATTGTGAATGCCATCCAACTAGCCGTGGCCTTGGTCTCAAAcgcttttcttttgttgaaTATGACTAAGAGAGTTCGCTTTAGTATTGCTCAACCTATCACAATCATTGGATG GTACATCTCTGCCATATGTCTTTTATCCCTAAATGCTACCGCTGCCGGTCCCCTTCAGTATAATCTTGATCCACCACAGGACTACATCTGGTCACAGGCTTTCTATTACGGCATATGGGCAGCCATTCTGTACTTTGTCGATGCCTCACTGATGGCCGTGACGTTTTGGGGAGCCTCTTCAGGCCATTACCCCAAGGACTTCAACCTTACCCGTAGCCAACGCACCCTAATGCTTCAGACTATCCTCTTTCTGATGTATCTTCTCCTTGGAGCCCTCATCTTTTCGAAAATCGAGAACTGGAGATACCTAGATGCTGTTTACTGGGCCGACGTGACGCTCTTCACTGTTGGTTTTGGGGACTTTGCCGCCAACACGACGCTGGGATGCGCGCTACTTATCCCATACGCTCTCATCGGGGTTATCAGCCTTGGTCTCGTTATTAGCTCCATTCGAAGCATGATTCTCGAACGTGGTAGGCGTCGACTGGATGCTCGGATGGAAGAGAAGAATCGGAGAAGATTCATTCGCACAATGACAAAAAGTGGCCACGATGAAATCCTGAGCCCGATTGACGATGATACAGTCTCAAACTGGGGTCCGGAAAATGCCGGTTTGCCACAAAATGAATTCGACCGCAGAAAAACCGAATTTCTACTGATGCGAAAGATTCAACAACAGGCCTCAATTCGTAGAAAAtggatggcaatggcaatatCTACCGGCGTGTGGATTTTGTTGTGGCTCGTTGGTGCCGTGATTTTCGTCAGTGCTGAAGAGCCATATCAACAGTGGAACTATTTCGATGCCTTCTACTTCTGCTTCATTTCACTCATGACTATTGGCTATGGAGATCGTACGCCGAACTCGAATGCTGGCAAGTCATTCTTCGTTTTCTGGTCACTATTGGCACTGCCCACCATGACGGTTCTTATTTCCAACGCGGGCGACACGGTTGTCAAGTTTGTAACAGACGCAACAATTCGTATTGGCAACATTACAATCCTGCCCGGTGAGGATGGTTTCACGGGGAATGCAAAGTATGTTGCCAATCGTGTTTCGTTTGGCCGTCTGTTCCGCAGTGCAACCATTACGATTCGGGAGCACgaaagggaaaagagaaTACGTAAAAGGGCGGAAGACTTGACGGGCTTCGACCCCAAAGATGTTAAAGACACAGAAAAACAACAAAACGAATCCAGTCATAGTGGTGGCTCGGCTTCTCATGGACACCgagaggacgatgaggagcGTCAAGGAAAACACAAACTTTGCCAAAAAACCGAAATTCCTGCAGGCCGCCCTTCTTTAGCACAAGTACAAGATCGTCTCGACGACCTACCTATCGGCACGGAACTACATCTACTACTCGTCAAGGAAATTCAGACTGTGTCCCAGCATCTTAGAGAGCCTGAGCCGCGGCGATATACATTTGAAGAGTGGGCATGGTATCTGGCTCTAATTGGAGAGGACGAACGGGACCCCTTGAATCACCGAAAAGTGCTTCCTAAGGCGAAACACAGACGGACCAGAAGACAcaaacacaaacaccacAATCGTCATCGTGACAAGGCGGAGCAAGGTCGTGATCCACCTCAGGACGATGTTGCCGAGACAATTCGAGCTCCACGACCATCTATGCAGCTAGCAGCACCAATCCCAGTCCAACTTCCTGATACTGACGCCCATCTCAAATGGTCTTGGGTAGGCAATCGTAGTCCTCTCATGGGTGGACAGGAAGAAAGTGAATGGATTCTAGATAAATTGATGGAAAGACTAGAAGAATCCCTTTGGGAAACTAAAattgacgaagacgatgccAATTCGCCATGA